In one Zymobacter palmae genomic region, the following are encoded:
- a CDS encoding sodium-dependent transporter: protein MSEVVERWSSKRAFILAVAGAAIGLGNIWRFPYIAGENGGAVFFLLYVFFVLAMGLPIMAAEIMIGRAGRRPPIQALGTLAASVGRSQGWKLIGVLGLVTVFLVLSFYSVVSGWVLEYLREVVTGTVVTGPAEQVNASFGNFLEDPVRVVGNHTVFMVITMAVVAAGIAKGLEKLNNWLMPLLYLLMIALVIYAATTPGFGAAVHWLFTPDISKLSMKVVLNAMGHAFFTLAVGACALMAYGAYMPEHQSLPKAITIVALLDILVAILSGIAIFSVVFTEGFDPAGGPQLVFVTLPLALGALPLGHVLLGMFFALLLFATWTSSINMAEPMVSTLQDKGMRRPMAALWVGICVWAFGLLPALSFSSLKEVHLWAGQSIFDVITNIPSDLFLPLGGLLIAIFAIYVLDPSKAEEAYGAHHAGFVLWRAVTRYAAIPLVAIVLLAAALVMLKPFLSDNEVTRWVFAHIGA from the coding sequence ATGAGCGAAGTTGTTGAGCGCTGGAGCTCCAAGCGTGCATTTATATTAGCCGTTGCCGGCGCTGCCATTGGTCTGGGGAATATCTGGCGCTTCCCTTATATCGCAGGTGAGAACGGCGGAGCGGTGTTCTTTCTGCTCTACGTCTTCTTTGTACTGGCGATGGGCTTGCCGATCATGGCGGCTGAAATCATGATCGGGCGTGCAGGGCGCCGTCCTCCTATTCAGGCACTGGGCACGTTGGCGGCCAGCGTAGGTCGCTCACAGGGCTGGAAGCTTATCGGTGTGCTGGGCTTGGTCACCGTTTTCCTCGTCCTGTCCTTCTACTCTGTTGTATCAGGGTGGGTGCTGGAGTATTTACGCGAAGTGGTCACTGGGACCGTAGTGACAGGGCCTGCCGAGCAGGTCAACGCGTCGTTTGGCAACTTCTTGGAAGATCCGGTACGCGTTGTAGGTAACCATACCGTGTTTATGGTTATCACGATGGCTGTGGTGGCGGCTGGTATTGCCAAAGGTTTGGAAAAACTCAATAACTGGCTGATGCCGCTGCTGTACTTGTTGATGATCGCGCTAGTGATCTACGCCGCAACCACGCCGGGCTTCGGTGCTGCTGTGCATTGGCTGTTCACGCCGGATATTTCCAAGCTGTCGATGAAGGTTGTGCTTAATGCGATGGGGCATGCCTTCTTTACGCTGGCCGTAGGTGCCTGCGCACTGATGGCCTACGGTGCCTACATGCCGGAACATCAGAGCCTGCCCAAAGCGATCACCATTGTTGCGCTGCTGGATATTCTGGTGGCCATTCTCTCGGGTATCGCCATCTTCTCGGTTGTCTTCACCGAAGGATTTGACCCCGCAGGCGGCCCTCAGCTGGTGTTCGTGACGTTGCCGCTGGCGCTGGGGGCGTTGCCTCTTGGCCACGTACTGCTGGGCATGTTCTTCGCGCTGCTGCTGTTCGCTACGTGGACATCGTCGATCAATATGGCCGAACCCATGGTGTCCACCCTGCAGGACAAGGGTATGCGCCGACCGATGGCGGCCCTATGGGTAGGCATCTGCGTATGGGCCTTCGGCCTGCTGCCAGCGCTGTCCTTCTCCAGCCTCAAGGAGGTGCACCTGTGGGCAGGGCAGTCGATCTTTGATGTCATCACCAACATCCCTTCCGACCTGTTTCTGCCGTTAGGCGGGCTGCTGATCGCCATCTTTGCTATCTACGTGCTGGATCCGTCCAAAGCAGAAGAGGCTTACGGGGCGCATCATGCAGGCTTTGTACTGTGGCGGGCGGTGACCCGCTATGCAGCGATACCGCTCGTTGCCATCGTGCTGCTAGCGGCCGCGCTGGTCATGCTCAAACCCTTCCTGAGTGACAATGAGGTGACACGATGGGTATTCGCACATATCGGGGCATGA